The following proteins are co-located in the Gossypium hirsutum isolate 1008001.06 chromosome A02, Gossypium_hirsutum_v2.1, whole genome shotgun sequence genome:
- the LOC107951531 gene encoding importin beta-like SAD2 homolog isoform X1, with protein sequence MDLTQIAQLLDQTLSPDGHVVRASTEALDCLSSLPQFPFALLSIAAGGQNQGQRVAASTYLKNFARRNIEVSNGSSSRVSQEFKSQLMRTLLQAEASVLKILVEAFRIIVVAEFVKQNSWPELVPDLRSAIQSSNVISNGASSELSTINTLTVLHALVRPFQYFLNPKVAKEPVPPQLELIAKEILAPLLTVFHHLVEKARANHGRKDLETEKILLLICKCLYFAVRSFMPSAVAPLLSSFCHDLIFILGSLSLDHGDTSEDEYLLRLKTGKRALLIFCSLTTRHRKYCDKLMQDIINCVLKIGKCSSNISKLDFLSERIVSLAFDVISHVLETGPGWRLVSPHFSFLLESAILPALMLNEKDMSEWEDDPEEYIRKNLPSELEEISGWREDLFTARKSAINLLGVVSMSKGPPTVSSNNGSSASSKRKKGEKNKKNNQRSIGELLVLPCLSKFPIPSDATASDPKILKDYFGVLMAYGGLQDFLKEKKPAFTTSLVKTRVLPLYSFSFCPPYLVAAASWVLGELASCLPEEMSVDIYSSLLKALAMPDKKDTSCYPVRVAAAGAIAGLLENEYLPPEWLALLQVVISRIGNEDEENIILFQLLNSIVEAGNENTAIHIPHIISSLVDVISKSIHPSVEPWPHVVVRGFEALAVMAQSWEDFMLEKVEQNDSSEKKASGQGAIARALSALLQQAWLTVPLEAEASPPASCIDHSSTLLRSIILSVTGSSVIVELKLSELLLVWADMILDWHAWEESEDMAVFDCIKEVVSLHSKYGLESFIVRQIPPAPAPPVPQRSIIEAISVFVSEAILQYPSAIWRAFSCVHILLHVPKYSSETEGVRLSLAAVFCRAAFFHLKGVRSKPSSLWKPLLLAIASCYLCHPDTVEAILEKEGDGGFATWASAMAFACTHSSEVGLSAKSEIKLMVMTLLKMTERLLGVGNPSGGLLRDCFTSLIKTSIQLKELDEEMEEEENDEESEDDDNDDEDEDDDEIEIDDEESESEHEETEEQFLERYAQAASALENGTVEEGDAEDQEVEIELGSLEEADEQKMVISLIERYHHVLIKGQALSPGLVSSFINAFPDSTSFFHQYM encoded by the exons ATGGACCTCACTCAGATTGCTCAGCTACTCGACCAGACGCTCAGCCCCGATGGCCACGTTGTCCGTGCATCAACTGAAGCGCTCGATTGCCTCTCTTCGCTACCACAGTTCCCTTTTGCTCTCCTCTCCATTGCCGCTG GAGGTCAAAATCAAGGTCAAAGAGTCGCTGCTTCAACTTATCTTAAAAACTTTGCTAGGCGAAACATTGAGGTCAGTAATGGATCGTCTTCAAGAGTCAGCCAGGAGTTCAAGTCCCAGCTGATGCGAACTTTGCTTCAAGCCGAAGCGTCAGTTCTAAAAATTCTAGTGGAAGCG TTTCGGATCATTGTAGTTGCTGAGTTTGTTAAGCAGAATTCTTGGCCGGAACTTGTGCCTGATCTCAGATCTGCTATTCAAAGCAGTAATGTCATAAGCAATGGTGCAAGCAGTGAATTGAGTACCATCAATACCCTTACGGTTCTTCATGCCCTCGTTAGACCTTTCCAG TACTTTTTGAATCCTAAAGTTGCTAAGGAGCCAGTACCACCACAGCTGGAACTAATTGCAAAAGAAATTCTTGCCCCTTTGCTGACGGTGTTTCATCATCTTGTTGAAAAG GCTAGAGCTAACCATGGTAGAAAAGATCTGGAAACAGAGAAGATCCTTCTCCTTATATGCAAATGCTTATATTTTGCG GTGAGGTCGTTTATGCCGTCTGCCGTGGCTCCTCTTTTGTCTTCCTTCTGCCATGATCTAATTTTCATTCTGGGTTCATTGAGTTTGGATCATGGTGATACTTCAGAAGATGAGTACTTGCTAAGGTTGAAGACTGGAAAGAGGGCTTTGCTAATTTTCTGTTCTTTGACAACACGGCACCGCAAGTATTGTGATAA GCTAATGCAAGACATTATAAACTGTGTTTTGAAGATAGGCAAATGTAGCTCAAATATCAGT AAGCTTGATTTTCTATCTGAGAGGATTGTTTCACTAGCTTTCGATGTGATTTCACATGTCCTGGAGACAGGCCCT GGATGGAGATTAGTTTCACCTCACTTTTCATTTTTGTTGGAATCTGCAATCTTACCAGCATTGATGTTGAAtgagaag GATATGTCAGAGTGGGAAGATGATCCAGAAGAGTACATCCGGAAGAATCTTCCATCTGAACTT GAAGAAATTTCTGGATGGAGGGAGGATTTATTTACAGCCAGAAAAAGTGCAATAAACTTACTTGGTGTTGTTTCAATGTCAAAG GGGCCTCCAACTGTGAGTTCTAATAATGGATCTTCAGCTTCATCCAAGCGCAAGAAAGgtgaaaagaataagaaaaataatcAGCGTTCTATTGGAGAGTTATTGGTGCTTCCATGTCTATCAAAATTTCCCATTCCTTCAGATGCTACTGCTTCTGatccaaaaattttgaaaga TTATTTTGGCGTTCTGATGGCATATGGTGGCCTGCAAGAT TTTCTGAAGGAGAAAAAACCTGCATTTACAACATCTTTGGTTAAAACCCGGGTGCTACCATTGTACTCATTTTCCTTCTGTCCACCATACTTGGTTGCTGCCGCGAGTTGGGTGCTTGGGGAGCTTGCTTCATGTCTTCCTGAA GAGATGAGCGTAGACATCTATTCTTCCTTGCTCAAGGCATTGGCAATGCCTGATAAAAAGGATACTTCTTGTTACCCTGTGCGAGTCGCTGCTGCAGGGGCAATCGCGGGGCTTCTTGAA AATGAGTATCTGCCACCAGAGTGGTTAGCTCTTCTTCAAGTTGTAATTAGTAGGATTGGTAATGAAGATGAAGAAAACATTATTCTATTTCAGCTTCTCAATTCTATTGTAGAGGCTGGAAATGAGAATACAGCAATTCATATTCCTCATATTATTTCATCATTGGTTGATGTGATCTCAAAGTCCATACATCCTAGCGTGGAGCCATGGCCCCAT GTGGTTGTACGGGGTTTTGAAGCATTAGCAGTGATGGCTCAATCTTGGGAAGACTTCATGCTCGAAAAGGTTGAACAGAATGACTCAAGTGAAAAGAAGGCATCTGGTCAGGGTGCCATTGCTAGAGCTTTATCAGCTCTTTTGCAACAGGCTTGGCTCACAGTTCCATTG GAAGCTGAGGCATCACCCCCTGCATCATGTATAGATCATTCATCAACATTGCTTCGATCCATTATACTCTCTGTTACTGGAAGCAGCGTAATCGTAGAGCTTAAACTATCAGAATTACTACTAGTTTGGGCTGACATGATTTTAGATTGGCATGCTTGGGAAGAATCAGAGGATATGGCTGTCTTTGACTGCATCAAAGAAGTAGTTAGTTTGCACAGTAAATATGGACTGGAGAGTTTTATTGTTAGACAGATTCCACCTGCTCCTGCTCCACCTGTGCCACAGAGATCCATTATTGAAGCAATAAGTGTATTTGTCAGTGAGGCCATTTTACAATACCCGTCTGCGATATGGAGAGCTTTTTCATGTGTTCACATACTATTACATGTCCCAAAGTATTCAAGTGAAACAGAAGGTGTGCGGCTATCATTAGCAGCGGTTTTCTGTCGGGCAGCATTTTTTCATTTGAAAGGAGTGAGAAGCAAGCCTTCTTCACTATGGAAGCCTCTCTTGCTTGCTATTGCATCATGCTATTTATGTCATCCTGATACCGTGGAGGCAATACTGGAGAAGGAGGGTGATGGAGGCTTTGCAACCTGGGCATCTGCAATGGCTTTTGCCTGCACTCACTCTTCTGAAGTCGGTCTGTCTGCAAAGTCTGAGATAAAGTTGATGG TGATGACACTGCTAAAGATGACTGAAAGGTTGTTGGGAGTAGGTAATCCAAGTGGTGGCTTGTTACGAGATTGCTTTACTTCACTGATTAAGACATCAATACAATTGAAAGAACTGGATGAAGAAATGGAAGAggaagaaaatgatgaagaatctgaagatgatgataatgatgatgaggatgaagatgatgatgaaatcGAAATTGATGATGAG GAATCTGAGAGTGAGCATGAAGAAACTGAAGAACAGTTTCTGGAAAGGTACGCGCAAGCGGCTTCTGCACTGGAGAATGGTACTGTTGAAGAAGGGGATGCCGAAGATCAAGAGGttgagatcgagttag GTAGTTTGGAAGAAGCTGATGAGCAGAAAATGGTGATATCATTGATAGAGAGATACCACCATGTTCTTATTAAAGGCCAAGCGTTATCTCCTGGGCTTGTTTCAAGTTTCATTAATGCCTTCCCCGACTCTACTTCCTTCTTCCACCAATACATGTAG
- the LOC107951531 gene encoding importin beta-like SAD2 homolog isoform X2: MDLTQIAQLLDQTLSPDGHVVRASTEALDCLSSLPQFPFALLSIAAGGQNQGQRVAASTYLKNFARRNIEVSNGSSSRVSQEFKSQLMRTLLQAEASVLKILVEAFRIIVVAEFVKQNSWPELVPDLRSAIQSSNVISNGASSELSTINTLTVLHALVRPFQYFLNPKVAKEPVPPQLELIAKEILAPLLTVFHHLVEKARANHGRKDLETEKILLLICKCLYFAVRSFMPSAVAPLLSSFCHDLIFILGSLSLDHGDTSEDEYLLRLKTGKRALLIFCSLTTRHRKYCDKLMQDIINCVLKIGKCSSNISLDFLSERIVSLAFDVISHVLETGPGWRLVSPHFSFLLESAILPALMLNEKDMSEWEDDPEEYIRKNLPSELEEISGWREDLFTARKSAINLLGVVSMSKGPPTVSSNNGSSASSKRKKGEKNKKNNQRSIGELLVLPCLSKFPIPSDATASDPKILKDYFGVLMAYGGLQDFLKEKKPAFTTSLVKTRVLPLYSFSFCPPYLVAAASWVLGELASCLPEEMSVDIYSSLLKALAMPDKKDTSCYPVRVAAAGAIAGLLENEYLPPEWLALLQVVISRIGNEDEENIILFQLLNSIVEAGNENTAIHIPHIISSLVDVISKSIHPSVEPWPHVVVRGFEALAVMAQSWEDFMLEKVEQNDSSEKKASGQGAIARALSALLQQAWLTVPLEAEASPPASCIDHSSTLLRSIILSVTGSSVIVELKLSELLLVWADMILDWHAWEESEDMAVFDCIKEVVSLHSKYGLESFIVRQIPPAPAPPVPQRSIIEAISVFVSEAILQYPSAIWRAFSCVHILLHVPKYSSETEGVRLSLAAVFCRAAFFHLKGVRSKPSSLWKPLLLAIASCYLCHPDTVEAILEKEGDGGFATWASAMAFACTHSSEVGLSAKSEIKLMVMTLLKMTERLLGVGNPSGGLLRDCFTSLIKTSIQLKELDEEMEEEENDEESEDDDNDDEDEDDDEIEIDDEESESEHEETEEQFLERYAQAASALENGTVEEGDAEDQEVEIELGSLEEADEQKMVISLIERYHHVLIKGQALSPGLVSSFINAFPDSTSFFHQYM; this comes from the exons ATGGACCTCACTCAGATTGCTCAGCTACTCGACCAGACGCTCAGCCCCGATGGCCACGTTGTCCGTGCATCAACTGAAGCGCTCGATTGCCTCTCTTCGCTACCACAGTTCCCTTTTGCTCTCCTCTCCATTGCCGCTG GAGGTCAAAATCAAGGTCAAAGAGTCGCTGCTTCAACTTATCTTAAAAACTTTGCTAGGCGAAACATTGAGGTCAGTAATGGATCGTCTTCAAGAGTCAGCCAGGAGTTCAAGTCCCAGCTGATGCGAACTTTGCTTCAAGCCGAAGCGTCAGTTCTAAAAATTCTAGTGGAAGCG TTTCGGATCATTGTAGTTGCTGAGTTTGTTAAGCAGAATTCTTGGCCGGAACTTGTGCCTGATCTCAGATCTGCTATTCAAAGCAGTAATGTCATAAGCAATGGTGCAAGCAGTGAATTGAGTACCATCAATACCCTTACGGTTCTTCATGCCCTCGTTAGACCTTTCCAG TACTTTTTGAATCCTAAAGTTGCTAAGGAGCCAGTACCACCACAGCTGGAACTAATTGCAAAAGAAATTCTTGCCCCTTTGCTGACGGTGTTTCATCATCTTGTTGAAAAG GCTAGAGCTAACCATGGTAGAAAAGATCTGGAAACAGAGAAGATCCTTCTCCTTATATGCAAATGCTTATATTTTGCG GTGAGGTCGTTTATGCCGTCTGCCGTGGCTCCTCTTTTGTCTTCCTTCTGCCATGATCTAATTTTCATTCTGGGTTCATTGAGTTTGGATCATGGTGATACTTCAGAAGATGAGTACTTGCTAAGGTTGAAGACTGGAAAGAGGGCTTTGCTAATTTTCTGTTCTTTGACAACACGGCACCGCAAGTATTGTGATAA GCTAATGCAAGACATTATAAACTGTGTTTTGAAGATAGGCAAATGTAGCTCAAATATCAGT CTTGATTTTCTATCTGAGAGGATTGTTTCACTAGCTTTCGATGTGATTTCACATGTCCTGGAGACAGGCCCT GGATGGAGATTAGTTTCACCTCACTTTTCATTTTTGTTGGAATCTGCAATCTTACCAGCATTGATGTTGAAtgagaag GATATGTCAGAGTGGGAAGATGATCCAGAAGAGTACATCCGGAAGAATCTTCCATCTGAACTT GAAGAAATTTCTGGATGGAGGGAGGATTTATTTACAGCCAGAAAAAGTGCAATAAACTTACTTGGTGTTGTTTCAATGTCAAAG GGGCCTCCAACTGTGAGTTCTAATAATGGATCTTCAGCTTCATCCAAGCGCAAGAAAGgtgaaaagaataagaaaaataatcAGCGTTCTATTGGAGAGTTATTGGTGCTTCCATGTCTATCAAAATTTCCCATTCCTTCAGATGCTACTGCTTCTGatccaaaaattttgaaaga TTATTTTGGCGTTCTGATGGCATATGGTGGCCTGCAAGAT TTTCTGAAGGAGAAAAAACCTGCATTTACAACATCTTTGGTTAAAACCCGGGTGCTACCATTGTACTCATTTTCCTTCTGTCCACCATACTTGGTTGCTGCCGCGAGTTGGGTGCTTGGGGAGCTTGCTTCATGTCTTCCTGAA GAGATGAGCGTAGACATCTATTCTTCCTTGCTCAAGGCATTGGCAATGCCTGATAAAAAGGATACTTCTTGTTACCCTGTGCGAGTCGCTGCTGCAGGGGCAATCGCGGGGCTTCTTGAA AATGAGTATCTGCCACCAGAGTGGTTAGCTCTTCTTCAAGTTGTAATTAGTAGGATTGGTAATGAAGATGAAGAAAACATTATTCTATTTCAGCTTCTCAATTCTATTGTAGAGGCTGGAAATGAGAATACAGCAATTCATATTCCTCATATTATTTCATCATTGGTTGATGTGATCTCAAAGTCCATACATCCTAGCGTGGAGCCATGGCCCCAT GTGGTTGTACGGGGTTTTGAAGCATTAGCAGTGATGGCTCAATCTTGGGAAGACTTCATGCTCGAAAAGGTTGAACAGAATGACTCAAGTGAAAAGAAGGCATCTGGTCAGGGTGCCATTGCTAGAGCTTTATCAGCTCTTTTGCAACAGGCTTGGCTCACAGTTCCATTG GAAGCTGAGGCATCACCCCCTGCATCATGTATAGATCATTCATCAACATTGCTTCGATCCATTATACTCTCTGTTACTGGAAGCAGCGTAATCGTAGAGCTTAAACTATCAGAATTACTACTAGTTTGGGCTGACATGATTTTAGATTGGCATGCTTGGGAAGAATCAGAGGATATGGCTGTCTTTGACTGCATCAAAGAAGTAGTTAGTTTGCACAGTAAATATGGACTGGAGAGTTTTATTGTTAGACAGATTCCACCTGCTCCTGCTCCACCTGTGCCACAGAGATCCATTATTGAAGCAATAAGTGTATTTGTCAGTGAGGCCATTTTACAATACCCGTCTGCGATATGGAGAGCTTTTTCATGTGTTCACATACTATTACATGTCCCAAAGTATTCAAGTGAAACAGAAGGTGTGCGGCTATCATTAGCAGCGGTTTTCTGTCGGGCAGCATTTTTTCATTTGAAAGGAGTGAGAAGCAAGCCTTCTTCACTATGGAAGCCTCTCTTGCTTGCTATTGCATCATGCTATTTATGTCATCCTGATACCGTGGAGGCAATACTGGAGAAGGAGGGTGATGGAGGCTTTGCAACCTGGGCATCTGCAATGGCTTTTGCCTGCACTCACTCTTCTGAAGTCGGTCTGTCTGCAAAGTCTGAGATAAAGTTGATGG TGATGACACTGCTAAAGATGACTGAAAGGTTGTTGGGAGTAGGTAATCCAAGTGGTGGCTTGTTACGAGATTGCTTTACTTCACTGATTAAGACATCAATACAATTGAAAGAACTGGATGAAGAAATGGAAGAggaagaaaatgatgaagaatctgaagatgatgataatgatgatgaggatgaagatgatgatgaaatcGAAATTGATGATGAG GAATCTGAGAGTGAGCATGAAGAAACTGAAGAACAGTTTCTGGAAAGGTACGCGCAAGCGGCTTCTGCACTGGAGAATGGTACTGTTGAAGAAGGGGATGCCGAAGATCAAGAGGttgagatcgagttag GTAGTTTGGAAGAAGCTGATGAGCAGAAAATGGTGATATCATTGATAGAGAGATACCACCATGTTCTTATTAAAGGCCAAGCGTTATCTCCTGGGCTTGTTTCAAGTTTCATTAATGCCTTCCCCGACTCTACTTCCTTCTTCCACCAATACATGTAG
- the LOC107951533 gene encoding EEF1A lysine methyltransferase 4: MTLGTPSSQAYGEPWYWDNRYAHESAPFDWYQKYPALASLIHLYVPHRHERILVVGCGNSVFSEDMVNDGYEDVVNVDISSVVIEAMQTKYSNCQQLKYIKLDVRDMSPFQAGSFAAVIDKGTLDSILCGNNSRQNATQMLGEVWRVLKDKGVYILITYGAPVYRLGLLKESCMWSIKLHVIAKFGAEGSSEQPTRALTDPILLDESGSSVEDVLGKNPDVHYIYVCTKEPKTKD, translated from the exons atgaccTTGGGTACACCATCATCTCAAGCATACGGTGAGCCATGGTACTGGGATAACCGCTATGCCCATGAATCAGCTCCTTTTGATTGGTACCAAAAATACCCTGCCTTAGCATCTCTTATTCACCTTTATGTGCCTCACCGCCATGAACGTATTCTCGTTGTCGGCTGTGGCAACTCAG tGTTTAGTGAAGACATGGTGAACGATGGTTACGAGGATGTTGTTAACGTTGATATATCTTCTGTGGTTATTGAAGCTATGCAAACCAAGTACTCTAATTGTCAGCAGCTAAAAT ATATTAAATTGGATGTACGAGATATGAGTCCTTTTCAAGCTGGTTCCTTTGCAGCAGTTATTGATAAAG GGACCCTTGATTCTATCTTG TGTGGGAATAATTCTAGACAGAATGCTACTCAAATGCTTGGGGAAGTCTGGAG GGTCCTCAAGGATAAAGGAGTCTATATTCTG ATTACATATGGAGCTCCGGTATATCGCCTTGGCTTGCTGAAAGAATCGTGCATGTGGAGCATAAAACTGCATGTGATAG CGAAATTTGGAGCAGAGGGAAGTTCCGAACAGCCAACAAGGGCATTGACAGACCCAATTCTGTTGGATGAGAGTGGAAGCTCAGTGGAAGATGTACTTGGAAAAAACCCTGACGTCCATTACATCTATGTTTGTACCAAG GAACCCAAGACTAAGGACTGA
- the LOC107951532 gene encoding BTB/POZ and MATH domain-containing protein 6 isoform X1: MANLVYSNLEEVGRCISEAAPRHYILKIMSFSLLAKTGIDKYESGEFEAGGYKWKLVLYPHGNKSRNVKEHLSLYLVFADVASLIRLDSEVHAVFRFFLLDQTKDNYLVVHDATGKGRPFHRSMHQWGFDQLIPIRSFNDVGNGYLLDDSCVFGAEVFVTKEMTSGKGECLSMIKDALSSKHVWKIENFSNLDSEYKESQQFFAANHKWKIHLFPRGRRHGLGTHISMYLALADSATLLDGSKIFAEFTLRILNQQQSRHIAGKVSHWFSSSSQESGWEKFVSLAYFYHASSGCLVKDICMVEAEVTVHAVSNTL, translated from the exons ATGGCAAACTTGGTCTATAGTAACCTAGAAG AAGTTGGAAGATGTATATCAGAAGCAGCACCTAGACATTACATATTAAAGATCATGTCCTTTTCTTTACTTGCAAAGACTGGCATAGACAAGTATGAATCTGGAGAGTTTGAAGCTGGTGGATACAAATG GAAACTGGTGCTGTACCCACATGGAAACAAGAGTAGAAATGTAAAAGAGCACCTTTCTCTCTACTTGGTTTTTGCAGATGTTGCTTCTCTGATTCGTCTTGATTCGGAAGTCCACGCTGTTTTCCGGTTTTTCCTGCTTGATCAGACCAAGGACAATTACTTGGTAGTTCATG ATGCCACGGGAAAAGGAAGGCCGTTTCATAGATCAATGCATCAGTGGGGATTTGATCAGTTGATACCAATTAGAAGTTTTAATGATGTTGGCAATGGATACCTACTGGATGACAGTTGTGTGTTTGGAGCTGAAGTGTTTGTTACCAAGGAAATGACCTCAGGGAAAGGAGAATGCTTATCAATGATAAAGGATGCCTTAAGTTCCAAGCATGTTTGGAAGATCGAAAACTTTTCCAATTTAGATTCAGAGTACAAGGAATCACAACAATTCTTTGCTGCCAACCATAAATG GAAAATACATCTTTTTCCCAGAGGAAGACGGCATGGATTAGGCACTCATATATCGATGTATTTGGCTTTGGCAGATTCTGCCACACTTTTGGACGGTTCTAAAATATTTGCAGAGTTCACCTTGCGTATTCTGAACCAACAGCAGAGCAGGCACATTGCTGGAAAAG TTAGTCACTGGTTTAGTAGCTCAAGCCAAGAAAGTGGGTGGGAAAAATTTGTTTCTCTGGCTTATTTCTATCATGCAAGTAGTGGGTGCCTAGTGAAAGATATATGCATGGTGGAAGCTGAGGTGACTGTCCACGCCGTTTCCAATACATTGTAA
- the LOC107951532 gene encoding BTB/POZ and MATH domain-containing protein 6 isoform X2 has translation MSFSLLAKTGIDKYESGEFEAGGYKWKLVLYPHGNKSRNVKEHLSLYLVFADVASLIRLDSEVHAVFRFFLLDQTKDNYLVVHDATGKGRPFHRSMHQWGFDQLIPIRSFNDVGNGYLLDDSCVFGAEVFVTKEMTSGKGECLSMIKDALSSKHVWKIENFSNLDSEYKESQQFFAANHKWKIHLFPRGRRHGLGTHISMYLALADSATLLDGSKIFAEFTLRILNQQQSRHIAGKVSHWFSSSSQESGWEKFVSLAYFYHASSGCLVKDICMVEAEVTVHAVSNTL, from the exons ATGTCCTTTTCTTTACTTGCAAAGACTGGCATAGACAAGTATGAATCTGGAGAGTTTGAAGCTGGTGGATACAAATG GAAACTGGTGCTGTACCCACATGGAAACAAGAGTAGAAATGTAAAAGAGCACCTTTCTCTCTACTTGGTTTTTGCAGATGTTGCTTCTCTGATTCGTCTTGATTCGGAAGTCCACGCTGTTTTCCGGTTTTTCCTGCTTGATCAGACCAAGGACAATTACTTGGTAGTTCATG ATGCCACGGGAAAAGGAAGGCCGTTTCATAGATCAATGCATCAGTGGGGATTTGATCAGTTGATACCAATTAGAAGTTTTAATGATGTTGGCAATGGATACCTACTGGATGACAGTTGTGTGTTTGGAGCTGAAGTGTTTGTTACCAAGGAAATGACCTCAGGGAAAGGAGAATGCTTATCAATGATAAAGGATGCCTTAAGTTCCAAGCATGTTTGGAAGATCGAAAACTTTTCCAATTTAGATTCAGAGTACAAGGAATCACAACAATTCTTTGCTGCCAACCATAAATG GAAAATACATCTTTTTCCCAGAGGAAGACGGCATGGATTAGGCACTCATATATCGATGTATTTGGCTTTGGCAGATTCTGCCACACTTTTGGACGGTTCTAAAATATTTGCAGAGTTCACCTTGCGTATTCTGAACCAACAGCAGAGCAGGCACATTGCTGGAAAAG TTAGTCACTGGTTTAGTAGCTCAAGCCAAGAAAGTGGGTGGGAAAAATTTGTTTCTCTGGCTTATTTCTATCATGCAAGTAGTGGGTGCCTAGTGAAAGATATATGCATGGTGGAAGCTGAGGTGACTGTCCACGCCGTTTCCAATACATTGTAA
- the LOC107951534 gene encoding autophagy-related protein 8i isoform X1 — MVKRQPFLKEQSLEQRLEESKTILAKYPDRIPVIIERYSRTDLPVIEKNKILVPRDMLVGQFIHILSSRLHLSPGKALFVFVHNTLPQTASLMGCVYNSFKDDDGFLYMCYSTEKTFG, encoded by the exons ATGGTGAAGCGTCAGCCTTTTCTAAAGGAGCAATCACTAG AGCAACGACTGGAAGAATCAAAAACTATATTAGCCAAATACCCAGATCGAATTCCT GTGATCATTGAAAGGTATTCAAGGACAGACCTCCCAGTTATAGAGAAGAATAa GATCCTGGTTCCTCGAGACATGTTGGTGGGTCAGTTCATTCACATTTTAAGTAGCAGGCTACATTTGAGTCCTGGAAAAGCTCTCTTTGTTTTTGTGCACAATACATTACCTCAAACAG CAAGTCTCATGGGGTGTGTCTATAATTCTTTCAAAGATGATGATGGGTTTCTCTACATGTGTTACAGCACTGAGAAAACTTTTGGCTAA
- the LOC107951534 gene encoding autophagy-related protein 8i isoform X3, with product MVKRQPFLKEQSLEQRLEESKTILAKYPDRIPVIIERILVPRDMLVGQFIHILSSRLHLSPGKALFVFVHNTLPQTASLMGCVYNSFKDDDGFLYMCYSTEKTFG from the exons ATGGTGAAGCGTCAGCCTTTTCTAAAGGAGCAATCACTAG AGCAACGACTGGAAGAATCAAAAACTATATTAGCCAAATACCCAGATCGAATTCCT GTGATCATTGAAAG GATCCTGGTTCCTCGAGACATGTTGGTGGGTCAGTTCATTCACATTTTAAGTAGCAGGCTACATTTGAGTCCTGGAAAAGCTCTCTTTGTTTTTGTGCACAATACATTACCTCAAACAG CAAGTCTCATGGGGTGTGTCTATAATTCTTTCAAAGATGATGATGGGTTTCTCTACATGTGTTACAGCACTGAGAAAACTTTTGGCTAA
- the LOC107951534 gene encoding autophagy-related protein 8i isoform X2: MLGQQILEVLLPEQRLEESKTILAKYPDRIPVIIERYSRTDLPVIEKNKILVPRDMLVGQFIHILSSRLHLSPGKALFVFVHNTLPQTASLMGCVYNSFKDDDGFLYMCYSTEKTFG, from the exons AGCAACGACTGGAAGAATCAAAAACTATATTAGCCAAATACCCAGATCGAATTCCT GTGATCATTGAAAGGTATTCAAGGACAGACCTCCCAGTTATAGAGAAGAATAa GATCCTGGTTCCTCGAGACATGTTGGTGGGTCAGTTCATTCACATTTTAAGTAGCAGGCTACATTTGAGTCCTGGAAAAGCTCTCTTTGTTTTTGTGCACAATACATTACCTCAAACAG CAAGTCTCATGGGGTGTGTCTATAATTCTTTCAAAGATGATGATGGGTTTCTCTACATGTGTTACAGCACTGAGAAAACTTTTGGCTAA